A single region of the Pseudomonas sp. B21-023 genome encodes:
- the cobD gene encoding threonine-phosphate decarboxylase CobD has translation MLEHGGRLLRAVKQYAIPRQQWLDLSSGIAPWPYPIPPIPMDAWARLPETEDGLEAAARRYYGAQPLLAVAGSQAAIQALPYLRPTGRVGVLTPCYAEHPHAWERAGHALVELDEAQVEDALDSLDVLVLVNPNNPTGRRVPRERLLAWHARLAARGGWLLVDEAFMDNTPAHSVVDQAGQPGLIVLRSFGKFFGLAGVRLGFVVAEADVLRQLAEALGPWTVSGPTRVLGQACFADEATHLAQIARCALASQRLARLLEGAGLPPSGGCDLFQYVRDERATHLHDYLARRGILVRLFERPCALRFGLPATAADEQRLAQALADYHKESA, from the coding sequence ATGCTTGAGCACGGTGGCCGCCTGCTACGGGCGGTGAAACAGTATGCGATCCCTCGGCAACAGTGGCTCGACCTGTCCAGTGGTATCGCCCCCTGGCCTTACCCGATACCGCCGATTCCCATGGACGCCTGGGCTCGACTGCCCGAGACCGAGGACGGCCTGGAAGCGGCGGCGCGGCGTTACTATGGCGCGCAGCCGCTGCTGGCGGTAGCTGGCTCCCAGGCGGCGATCCAGGCCTTGCCGTACCTGCGCCCGACCGGTCGGGTCGGGGTGCTGACGCCATGCTATGCCGAACATCCGCATGCCTGGGAGCGGGCGGGGCATGCGCTGGTCGAACTGGATGAGGCCCAGGTCGAGGACGCACTCGACAGCCTGGATGTCCTGGTACTGGTCAACCCCAACAACCCCACCGGTCGCCGTGTGCCCCGCGAACGCCTGCTGGCCTGGCATGCGCGTCTGGCTGCGCGGGGTGGCTGGTTGTTGGTGGACGAAGCCTTCATGGACAACACGCCCGCACACAGTGTGGTCGATCAGGCCGGACAACCCGGGCTGATCGTGCTGCGCTCGTTCGGCAAGTTCTTCGGCTTGGCCGGCGTGCGGCTGGGCTTCGTCGTCGCCGAGGCGGATGTGTTGCGGCAACTGGCCGAGGCGCTCGGGCCCTGGACCGTCAGTGGCCCGACCCGCGTACTGGGGCAGGCGTGCTTCGCCGACGAGGCGACGCACCTGGCGCAGATTGCCCGGTGCGCCCTGGCCAGCCAGCGCCTGGCCAGGTTGCTCGAAGGCGCAGGCTTGCCACCCAGCGGCGGTTGCGACCTGTTCCAGTACGTGCGTGACGAACGCGCCACGCACCTGCACGACTACCTCGCCCGCCGGGGCATCCTGGTGCGGCTGTTCGAGCGACCGTGCGCGCTGCGCTTCGGCCTGCCCGCCACGGCGGCTGACGAACAACGCCTGGCCCAGGCCCTGGCGGACTACCACAAGGAATCGGCATGA
- a CDS encoding cobyric acid synthase, translating into MTTLMVQGTTSDAGKSTLVTALCRWLLRQGIAVVPFKPQNMALNSAVTADGGEIGRAQAVQAQACRLAPHTDMNPVLLKPNSDTGAQVIVHGRAVTSMNAVAYHDYKTIAMQAVLASHERLSEAYPVVMVEGAGSPAEINLRAGDIANMGFAEAVDCPVILVADINRGGVFAHLVGTLELLSASEQARVKGFVINRFRGDIALLQPGLDWLEQRTGKPVLGVLPYVTDLHLEAEDGIDTRQGEKGERLLKVIVPVLPRISNHTDFDPLRLHPQVDLQFIGPGQPIPPADLIILPGSKSVRGDLAQLRERGWDTAIARHLRYGGKLIGICGGLQMLGEQVHDPLGLEGPAGSSDGLGLLAYSTVLESEKQLRNVAGTLDLEQAPVAGYEIHAGVTSGLALERPAVQLADGRADGAISADGQILATYLHGLFEGSQSCAALLRWAGLADAQTIDYEALRERDIERLADLVEQHLDTARLRELCGVT; encoded by the coding sequence ATGACCACCCTCATGGTGCAAGGCACCACCTCCGATGCCGGCAAGAGCACGCTGGTCACCGCCCTGTGCCGCTGGCTGCTGCGCCAGGGCATCGCCGTGGTGCCGTTCAAGCCACAGAACATGGCGCTCAACAGCGCCGTGACCGCCGACGGCGGCGAGATCGGTCGCGCCCAGGCGGTGCAGGCCCAGGCCTGCCGGCTGGCGCCGCACACCGACATGAACCCGGTGCTGCTCAAGCCCAACAGCGACACCGGCGCCCAGGTGATCGTCCATGGCCGGGCGGTGACCAGCATGAACGCCGTGGCCTATCACGACTACAAGACCATCGCCATGCAGGCGGTGTTGGCCTCCCACGAGCGCCTGAGCGAAGCCTATCCGGTGGTGATGGTCGAAGGTGCTGGTTCCCCGGCGGAGATCAACCTGCGGGCCGGCGATATCGCCAACATGGGCTTCGCCGAGGCGGTCGACTGCCCGGTGATCCTGGTGGCCGATATCAACCGGGGCGGCGTGTTCGCCCACCTGGTCGGCACCCTGGAGTTGCTGTCGGCGAGCGAGCAGGCGCGGGTCAAGGGCTTCGTCATCAACCGTTTCCGTGGTGACATCGCCTTGTTGCAACCTGGCCTGGACTGGCTGGAGCAGCGCACCGGCAAGCCGGTGCTGGGCGTGCTGCCCTACGTCACCGACCTGCACCTGGAGGCCGAGGATGGTATCGATACGCGCCAGGGCGAAAAGGGTGAGCGCCTGCTGAAGGTGATCGTCCCGGTGTTGCCGCGCATCAGCAACCACACCGACTTCGACCCGCTGCGCCTGCACCCTCAGGTGGATCTGCAGTTCATCGGCCCGGGCCAGCCGATTCCGCCTGCCGACCTGATCATCCTGCCCGGCTCCAAGAGCGTACGCGGCGACCTGGCGCAATTGCGCGAGCGCGGCTGGGACACGGCCATCGCTCGGCACCTGCGTTATGGCGGTAAGCTCATCGGCATCTGCGGTGGCCTGCAGATGCTCGGCGAGCAGGTGCATGATCCCCTGGGTCTTGAGGGGCCGGCCGGCTCCAGTGATGGCCTGGGCCTGCTGGCGTACAGCACCGTGCTGGAATCCGAGAAGCAGTTGCGTAATGTGGCGGGCACGCTCGATCTCGAGCAGGCCCCGGTGGCGGGGTATGAGATCCATGCCGGCGTCACCAGCGGGTTGGCGCTGGAGCGCCCCGCAGTGCAACTGGCCGATGGCCGTGCCGATGGCGCCATCAGCGCCGACGGGCAGATCCTCGCCACCTACCTGCATGGCCTGTTCGAGGGTAGCCAGTCGTGCGCCGCGCTGCTGCGCTGGGCCGGGCTGGCCGATGCGCAGACCATCGACTACGAGGCCCTGCGCGAGCGCGATATCGAGCGCCTGGCCGATCTGGTCGAGCAGCACCTGGACACCGCGCGTCTGCGCGAACTGTGTGGAGTCACCTGA
- the cobU gene encoding bifunctional adenosylcobinamide kinase/adenosylcobinamide-phosphate guanylyltransferase yields MHSLILGGARSGKSRLAEQLAEASGLPVTYIATSQPLDGEMNERVRLHRERRPSHWGLVEEPVALAAVLHAEAAQGRCLLVDCLTLWLTNLLMLEDDQRLAQERDALLASLAQLPGTIILVSNETGLGVVPMGELTRRYVDLAGTLHQAVAERCQRVVLTVAGLPLMLKGPAL; encoded by the coding sequence ATGCACAGCCTGATCCTCGGCGGCGCCCGTTCGGGCAAGAGCCGCCTGGCCGAGCAACTGGCCGAAGCCAGCGGCCTGCCGGTGACCTATATCGCCACCAGCCAGCCGCTGGACGGCGAGATGAATGAACGCGTGCGCTTGCACCGCGAACGGCGTCCGTCCCATTGGGGGCTGGTGGAGGAGCCCGTGGCGCTGGCCGCCGTGCTGCACGCCGAAGCCGCCCAAGGGCGCTGCCTGCTGGTGGACTGCCTGACGCTGTGGCTGACCAACCTGCTGATGCTCGAAGATGATCAGCGCCTGGCGCAGGAGCGCGACGCGCTGCTCGCCAGCCTGGCGCAACTGCCGGGTACGATCATCCTGGTCAGCAACGAAACCGGCCTGGGCGTGGTGCCCATGGGCGAACTGACCCGCCGTTATGTCGACCTGGCAGGCACGTTGCACCAGGCCGTGGCCGAACGCTGCCAGCGCGTGGTGCTGACTGTCGCCGGCCTTCCTCTCATGCTCAAAGGACCAGCCTTATGA
- the cobT gene encoding nicotinate-nucleotide--dimethylbenzimidazole phosphoribosyltransferase, whose protein sequence is MTPMWWRDACQPLDSAAMDQARARQQQLTKPAGSLGQLEGLAVRLAGLQGRERPSLERVAITIFAGDHGVVEEGISAYPQAVTGQMLRNFVGGGAAISVLARELDAELQVVDLGTIDADLHLPGVHHLRLGAGTANFARQPAMTDAQLAEALQAGRDSALRALDNGAQLFIGGEMGIGNTTAAAALASTLLGCPARELSGPGTGLDSAGVRHKAEVIERALVLHGLRADQPLRALACVGGFEIAALAGAYMACAQHGVAVLVDGFICSVAALVAVRLNPQCRPWLLFAHQGAEPGHKALLAALEAEPLLALGLRLGEGSGAALAVPLIRLACALHGQMATFAEAAVADRPV, encoded by the coding sequence ATGACCCCGATGTGGTGGCGTGACGCCTGCCAACCCCTCGACAGCGCCGCCATGGACCAGGCCCGCGCCCGTCAGCAACAGCTGACCAAGCCGGCCGGCTCCCTCGGCCAGCTCGAAGGCCTGGCGGTACGCCTGGCCGGCCTGCAAGGGCGCGAGCGTCCCAGCCTGGAGCGGGTCGCCATCACGATCTTCGCCGGCGACCATGGCGTGGTGGAGGAGGGCATCTCCGCCTATCCGCAGGCGGTGACCGGGCAAATGCTGCGCAACTTCGTCGGCGGTGGCGCGGCGATCAGCGTACTGGCGCGCGAGCTGGACGCCGAGCTGCAGGTGGTCGACCTCGGCACTATCGACGCGGACCTGCACCTGCCAGGCGTGCACCACCTGCGCCTGGGCGCCGGTACCGCCAACTTCGCCCGCCAGCCGGCGATGACCGACGCGCAGCTGGCGGAGGCGTTGCAGGCCGGCCGCGACAGTGCCTTGCGCGCGCTCGACAACGGCGCCCAGCTGTTCATCGGCGGTGAAATGGGCATTGGCAACACCACTGCCGCGGCCGCCCTGGCCAGTACCTTGCTGGGCTGCCCGGCGCGTGAGCTGAGCGGCCCGGGCACCGGCCTGGACAGCGCCGGCGTGCGCCACAAGGCCGAGGTGATCGAGCGCGCCCTGGTGCTGCACGGCCTGCGTGCTGACCAACCGCTGCGGGCATTGGCCTGTGTCGGCGGCTTTGAAATCGCCGCGCTGGCAGGTGCCTACATGGCTTGCGCCCAGCATGGCGTGGCGGTGCTGGTCGACGGCTTCATCTGCAGTGTCGCCGCCTTGGTGGCGGTGCGCCTCAACCCGCAATGCCGCCCGTGGCTGCTGTTTGCCCACCAGGGCGCCGAGCCAGGCCACAAGGCCCTGCTGGCTGCGCTGGAGGCCGAGCCGCTGCTGGCCCTGGGCCTGCGCCTGGGCGAGGGCAGCGGCGCGGCGCTGGCGGTGCCGCTGATTCGCCTGGCTTGCGCCCTGCATGGGCAGATGGCGACCTTTGCCGAGGCCGCGGTGGCGGATCGCCCGGTATGA
- the cobC gene encoding alpha-ribazole phosphatase family protein, which produces MILELLRHGETELGGGLRGSLDDALTESGWAQMRHAVADAGPWDVLVSSPLQRCASFAEELGARVNLPVQRETGVRELHFGGWEGQSAAQIMQADADALGLFWSDPYAFTPPAGEPVLAFAERVLAAVERLHREHAGKRVLVVTHGGVMRLLLARARGLPREQLLQVEVGHGALVRLAVAEDGQLHEVR; this is translated from the coding sequence ATGATTCTCGAGCTGCTGCGTCATGGCGAGACCGAGCTCGGCGGCGGCCTGCGCGGCAGCCTCGACGATGCCCTGACCGAAAGTGGTTGGGCACAGATGCGTCATGCTGTCGCCGATGCCGGCCCCTGGGACGTGCTGGTCAGCTCACCGTTGCAGCGTTGCGCGTCGTTTGCCGAAGAGCTGGGGGCACGGGTCAACTTGCCGGTGCAGCGTGAGACCGGTGTGCGTGAGCTGCATTTCGGCGGCTGGGAAGGGCAGAGCGCCGCCCAGATCATGCAGGCCGATGCTGATGCCCTGGGGCTGTTCTGGAGTGATCCGTATGCGTTCACTCCGCCTGCGGGCGAGCCGGTGCTGGCCTTTGCCGAACGGGTGCTGGCTGCGGTCGAGCGGCTGCATCGCGAGCATGCCGGCAAACGGGTGTTGGTGGTGACCCATGGCGGGGTGATGCGCTTGCTACTGGCGCGTGCGCGCGGGCTGCCGCGCGAGCAACTGTTGCAGGTCGAGGTCGGACATGGCGCGCTGGTGCGCCTGGCCGTGGCTGAGGACGGCCAGTTGCACGAGGTGCGCTGA
- a CDS encoding adenosylcobinamide-GDP ribazoletransferase: protein MLPFWIALQFLSSLPVRLPGMPAPQEMGRSLLFYPVVGLLFGVLLWLASHLLHGVAAPLHAALLLALWVLLSGALHLDGLADSADAWLGGFGDRERTLQIMKDPRSGPIAVVTLVLVLLLKFCALWVLVERGGGGLLVLAPVVGRAALLGLFLGTPYVRPGGLGSALAEHLPRRGAAWVLLGSAALCVTLGGWPVLWVLLLTAVAFAWLRRVMCKRLGGTTGDTAGALLELLELVVVLGLALQ from the coding sequence ATGCTGCCGTTCTGGATTGCCCTGCAGTTTCTCAGCAGCCTGCCGGTGCGCCTGCCGGGCATGCCGGCGCCACAGGAAATGGGGCGTTCGCTGCTGTTCTATCCCGTGGTGGGGCTGCTGTTCGGTGTGCTGCTGTGGCTGGCCAGCCATCTGCTGCATGGCGTGGCGGCCCCTCTGCACGCGGCCTTGCTGCTGGCGTTGTGGGTGTTGCTCAGTGGCGCGCTGCACCTGGACGGCCTGGCCGACAGCGCCGATGCCTGGCTGGGTGGGTTCGGCGACCGCGAGCGCACCTTGCAGATCATGAAGGACCCGCGCAGCGGGCCGATCGCCGTGGTCACCCTGGTACTGGTGTTGTTGCTCAAGTTCTGTGCCCTGTGGGTACTGGTCGAGCGGGGGGGTGGTGGCCTGCTGGTGCTGGCGCCGGTGGTGGGGCGTGCGGCGCTGCTGGGTTTGTTCCTCGGTACGCCCTATGTGCGCCCCGGTGGGCTCGGGTCGGCACTGGCCGAGCATCTGCCGCGGCGCGGCGCCGCGTGGGTGTTGCTGGGCAGCGCGGCACTCTGCGTCACCTTGGGCGGCTGGCCGGTGCTATGGGTGTTGCTGCTGACGGCAGTGGCGTTCGCCTGGTTGCGACGGGTGATGTGCAAGCGCCTGGGAGGGACCACCGGGGATACCGCCGGGGCACTGCTCGAGTTGCTGGAACTGGTGGTGGTGCTTGGCCTGGCGTTGCAGTAG
- a CDS encoding cellulase family glycosylhydrolase, whose amino-acid sequence MHHWILAGLLVLAGMPANAADLIDFWDTPRHGGNSFNRLPPDQAYFDALKSYGASWVRLSYDKWQPAKRDFLLGNADDYQGLAACDLRQLVEVLDRAHAAGLKVVITPLSLPGMRWAQNNQGRFDDRLWHDKRFWTQSARFWRDVALALKDHPAIAAYNLVNEPAPEKQGDLAEHADLARMKQWYAREQGGPRDLPALYRQLLAAIREVDGKTPVMVDAGWYAAADAFGYWPAALEGERVLYSVHMYEPYAATSAPNLARREPYAYPGPVPFAGKTQQWAAGQVARYLQQPVDWADAIKLPRSRLVVGEFGCMRRLPGCRQYLEDVLTVLDRQQLHWAFYSFREDSWDGMDYELGSAKVPWRYWQAIDTGAPDPLVRKAAAEFEPIRRRLQPGITP is encoded by the coding sequence ATGCACCACTGGATCCTCGCCGGCCTGCTTGTGCTTGCCGGCATGCCCGCCAACGCCGCCGACCTGATCGACTTCTGGGATACACCTCGTCATGGCGGCAACAGCTTCAATCGCCTGCCCCCGGACCAGGCCTACTTCGATGCCTTGAAAAGCTACGGTGCCAGCTGGGTACGCCTGTCGTACGACAAATGGCAGCCGGCCAAGCGCGATTTCCTGTTGGGCAATGCCGACGATTACCAAGGCTTGGCTGCCTGCGATCTGCGGCAGCTGGTCGAAGTGCTAGATCGCGCCCACGCCGCTGGGCTCAAGGTGGTCATTACGCCACTGTCGCTGCCTGGCATGCGCTGGGCGCAGAACAACCAGGGCCGTTTCGACGACCGGCTGTGGCACGACAAGCGTTTCTGGACCCAGTCCGCGCGTTTCTGGCGTGATGTTGCCCTGGCGCTCAAGGATCACCCGGCCATCGCCGCCTACAACCTTGTCAACGAGCCTGCGCCTGAGAAACAGGGTGACCTGGCCGAGCATGCCGATCTTGCCCGGATGAAGCAGTGGTACGCCCGCGAGCAGGGCGGGCCGCGTGACCTGCCTGCGCTCTATCGGCAACTGTTGGCGGCGATCCGCGAGGTCGACGGCAAGACGCCGGTGATGGTCGATGCCGGCTGGTACGCTGCTGCCGACGCCTTCGGCTACTGGCCCGCGGCGCTGGAGGGCGAGCGCGTGCTGTACAGCGTGCATATGTACGAGCCCTATGCCGCCACCAGTGCGCCGAACCTGGCGCGGCGCGAGCCATACGCCTACCCGGGGCCGGTACCGTTCGCCGGGAAGACGCAGCAGTGGGCCGCCGGGCAAGTCGCGCGCTACCTGCAACAACCGGTCGATTGGGCCGATGCCATCAAGCTGCCGCGTTCGCGCCTGGTGGTTGGCGAGTTCGGTTGCATGCGCCGCCTGCCCGGTTGTCGGCAGTACCTGGAGGACGTCCTCACGGTGCTTGACCGCCAGCAGTTGCATTGGGCGTTCTATAGCTTTCGCGAAGACAGCTGGGACGGCATGGACTACGAACTTGGTTCGGCCAAGGTGCCGTGGCGGTACTGGCAGGCGATCGACACGGGAGCGCCTGATCCACTGGTGCGCAAGGCCGCGGCGGAGTTCGAGCCGATCCGTCGGCGGCTGCAGCCCGGAATCACCCCTTGA
- a CDS encoding MarR family winged helix-turn-helix transcriptional regulator, giving the protein MLTSECICTHLRRAARGVSRHYDEALVGFGINVAQFSLLRHVQRLDRPSITCLAEAMGLERSTLGRNLKVLEAEGLVRLADGEDQRNRVVLLSEAGRACLDAAYPAWQQAQAQLVKRLGEGQRDELVRLLEQLA; this is encoded by the coding sequence ATGCTGACCAGTGAATGCATCTGTACCCATCTACGTCGTGCCGCCCGTGGGGTGAGCCGGCATTACGACGAGGCCCTTGTCGGCTTCGGCATCAATGTCGCCCAGTTTTCCCTGCTGCGTCATGTCCAGCGCCTCGACCGCCCCAGTATCACCTGCCTGGCCGAGGCCATGGGCCTGGAGCGCAGCACCTTGGGTCGCAACCTCAAGGTGCTCGAGGCCGAGGGCTTGGTGCGGCTGGCCGACGGAGAAGACCAGCGCAACCGTGTGGTGCTGTTGAGTGAGGCGGGCAGGGCATGCCTGGATGCCGCCTACCCGGCCTGGCAGCAGGCCCAGGCGCAACTGGTGAAGCGGCTGGGTGAGGGGCAGCGCGACGAGTTGGTGCGCTTGCTGGAGCAACTCGCCTGA
- a CDS encoding MFS transporter — protein sequence MTSLWRSSGWVLLGAALILALSLGVRHGFGLFLAPMSADFGWGREVFAFAIALQNLIWGLAQPFTGALADRLGAAKVVVIGGILYAVGLAMMAFADSAWSLSLSAGLLIGIGLSGTSFSVILGVVGRAVPAEKRSMAMGIASAAGSFGQFAMLPGTLGLIQWLGWSTALLVLGLLVALIVPFVGMLRDRPLPSHGAEQTLGQALREACAHSGFWLLALGFFVCGFQVVFIGVHLPAYLVDQHLPATTGTTVLALVGLFNIVGTYTAGWLGGRMSKPRLLTGLYLLRAVVIVLFLWAPVTQYSAYLFGIAMGLLWLSTVPLTNGTVATLFGVRNLSMLGGIVFLFHQLGAFLGGWLGGVVYDQTGSYDLVWQISILLSLLAAALNWPVRERPVARLQAQAA from the coding sequence ATGACTTCCCTTTGGCGGAGCAGCGGTTGGGTACTTCTGGGGGCGGCGCTGATTCTCGCGCTGTCGCTGGGGGTGCGGCATGGTTTCGGCCTGTTCCTGGCGCCGATGAGCGCCGATTTCGGCTGGGGCCGCGAGGTATTTGCCTTCGCCATTGCCCTGCAGAACCTGATCTGGGGCCTGGCCCAGCCGTTCACGGGTGCCCTGGCCGACCGCCTGGGCGCGGCCAAGGTGGTGGTCATCGGCGGCATTCTCTACGCAGTCGGGCTGGCGATGATGGCCTTTGCCGATTCGGCCTGGTCGCTGTCGCTCAGTGCCGGCCTGCTGATCGGCATCGGCCTGTCCGGTACTTCGTTCTCGGTGATCCTCGGCGTGGTCGGTCGCGCCGTGCCGGCGGAGAAGCGCAGCATGGCCATGGGCATCGCCAGCGCCGCCGGCTCTTTCGGTCAGTTCGCCATGCTTCCCGGCACCCTGGGCCTGATCCAGTGGCTGGGCTGGTCGACAGCCTTGCTGGTGCTGGGCCTGCTGGTGGCCTTGATCGTGCCATTCGTGGGCATGCTGCGCGACCGCCCGCTGCCCAGCCATGGCGCCGAGCAGACCCTCGGCCAGGCATTGCGTGAAGCGTGCGCGCATTCCGGTTTCTGGTTGCTGGCGCTGGGCTTCTTCGTCTGTGGTTTCCAGGTGGTGTTCATCGGCGTGCACCTGCCGGCCTACCTGGTCGACCAGCACCTGCCGGCGACTACCGGCACCACCGTGCTGGCGCTGGTAGGCCTGTTCAACATCGTCGGCACCTACACCGCGGGCTGGTTGGGTGGGCGCATGTCCAAGCCGCGCCTGCTGACCGGCCTGTACCTGCTGCGCGCCGTGGTCATCGTGCTCTTCCTCTGGGCGCCGGTGACCCAGTACAGCGCCTACCTGTTCGGCATCGCCATGGGCCTGCTGTGGCTGTCCACGGTACCGCTGACCAATGGCACCGTGGCCACGCTGTTCGGCGTGCGCAACCTGTCGATGCTCGGCGGCATCGTGTTCCTGTTCCACCAGCTGGGTGCGTTCCTTGGCGGCTGGTTGGGCGGCGTGGTGTATGACCAGACCGGCAGCTATGACCTGGTGTGGCAGATCTCGATCCTGCTCAGCCTGCTGGCCGCGGCGCTCAACTGGCCGGTGCGCGAACGCCCGGTCGCCCGCTTGCAGGCCCAGGCGGCATGA
- a CDS encoding glutathione peroxidase, whose amino-acid sequence MHARWLTLPLLALAAATSSWAADCPALLQGSLPELRGKEQIDLCQRFAGKPLVVINTASYCGFAPQFEGLEATYKDYREQGLEMLGVPSNDFKQEDADSEKTAKVCYANYGVTFTMTKTQAVRGKDAIPMFVELARQSSAPKWNFYKYVVDRKGKVIGNFSSLTKPDDPAFRAAIDKAIASQP is encoded by the coding sequence ATGCATGCCCGCTGGCTGACCCTACCCCTGCTGGCCCTGGCCGCCGCCACTTCGAGCTGGGCGGCGGACTGCCCGGCGCTGCTCCAGGGCAGCCTGCCCGAGCTGCGCGGCAAGGAGCAGATCGACCTGTGCCAGCGCTTCGCCGGCAAGCCGCTGGTGGTGATCAACACCGCCAGCTATTGCGGCTTCGCCCCGCAGTTTGAAGGCCTGGAGGCGACCTACAAGGATTACCGCGAGCAGGGCCTGGAAATGCTCGGCGTGCCGTCCAACGACTTCAAGCAGGAAGACGCCGACAGCGAGAAGACCGCCAAGGTCTGCTATGCCAACTACGGCGTGACCTTCACCATGACCAAGACCCAGGCTGTTCGTGGCAAGGATGCTATCCCGATGTTTGTCGAACTGGCCCGGCAGAGCAGTGCGCCGAAGTGGAACTTCTACAAGTATGTGGTGGATCGCAAGGGCAAGGTGATCGGTAACTTCTCCAGTCTGACCAAGCCGGATGATCCGGCGTTCAGAGCGGCGATCGACAAGGCGATTGCTTCGCAGCCTTGA
- a CDS encoding DUF2798 domain-containing protein: MTELATPRRRRKLHRGTTPYVFAFYMSAIMALLMCFVITAANGGIDVDYLHNVLKAYQLAMPVAFFCVLMVRPIVLRLVSLTVHPE, from the coding sequence ATGACTGAACTCGCTACCCCGCGCCGCCGACGCAAGCTGCACCGAGGCACAACGCCCTATGTTTTTGCTTTTTACATGTCGGCCATCATGGCACTGCTGATGTGCTTTGTGATTACCGCAGCCAACGGCGGGATTGATGTCGATTACTTGCACAATGTGCTGAAGGCTTACCAACTGGCGATGCCAGTGGCGTTTTTCTGTGTGCTGATGGTTCGGCCAATAGTCCTCCGGCTGGTGTCACTGACTGTACACCCTGAATAA